A DNA window from Niabella yanshanensis contains the following coding sequences:
- a CDS encoding 5-formyltetrahydrofolate cyclo-ligase has product MLKSEARKVFSAKRKTTTAQQRLKWDDLILIQFQSLSLPDIDMLFTYAAMEMEVNTDPIVDYLHFRNPAIQVAYPVCEFDKYTMQAVLATPDTPFIKNQYGTPEPETAGASIIPPEAIDLVILPLLCFDKLGYRVGYGKGFYDKFLEQISDEVLKVGLSYYEPIDKIQDLNEFDVPLDYCITPERMYEF; this is encoded by the coding sequence ATGCTAAAATCCGAAGCACGCAAAGTATTTTCCGCTAAAAGAAAGACCACCACCGCTCAGCAACGGTTGAAGTGGGATGATCTAATTCTAATACAATTTCAAAGCCTGTCGCTGCCCGATATAGATATGCTGTTCACCTATGCAGCGATGGAAATGGAAGTAAATACTGACCCTATTGTGGATTATCTTCATTTTCGCAATCCGGCAATCCAGGTTGCTTACCCTGTTTGTGAATTCGACAAATACACCATGCAGGCGGTGCTGGCTACGCCCGACACCCCATTTATTAAAAACCAATATGGCACACCCGAACCGGAAACAGCGGGAGCATCCATTATTCCACCCGAAGCCATTGATCTGGTGATTTTACCTTTGTTATGCTTTGATAAGTTGGGATACAGGGTAGGGTATGGCAAGGGTTTTTATGATAAATTTTTGGAACAGATTAGTGATGAAGTGCTAAAAGTTGGATTAAGCTATTATGAACCAATAGATAAAATACAGGACCTCAACGAATTTGATGTACCTTTAGACTATTGTATCACACCCGAAAGGATGTATGAATTTTAG
- a CDS encoding RsmD family RNA methyltransferase has translation MRIISGSLGGRRIHPPTKMPYTRPTTDVAKEGLFNTLQNRIDFEGIRTLDIFGGTGSISYELASRGAGDLTIVEKDNQMFDFIKKTAAALKIENMKFVKMDVFRFLQGHSQQYDFIFAGPPYALTEIDELPRIIVAQNMIAPDGMFVLEHTPRNDYKAFEKYSFEKNYGTTIFSVFTNEAG, from the coding sequence ATGCGAATTATTTCAGGAAGCTTAGGTGGTCGCAGGATCCATCCACCTACCAAAATGCCTTATACCCGTCCTACTACTGATGTGGCTAAAGAGGGTTTATTCAATACTTTGCAGAACCGGATAGATTTTGAAGGGATCAGGACATTAGATATTTTCGGAGGCACCGGCAGTATCAGTTATGAACTGGCCAGCCGTGGAGCCGGTGATTTGACGATTGTGGAGAAGGATAACCAGATGTTCGACTTTATAAAGAAGACCGCGGCTGCCTTGAAAATTGAAAATATGAAGTTTGTAAAAATGGATGTATTTAGATTTTTACAGGGTCATAGCCAACAGTACGATTTTATTTTTGCAGGTCCTCCTTACGCTTTAACGGAGATCGATGAACTGCCGCGAATCATTGTCGCGCAAAATATGATCGCACCCGATGGGATGTTTGTGTTGGAGCATACACCGCGTAATGATTACAAAGCTTTTGAAAAATATAGTTTTGAAAAGAATTACGGTACCACCATTTTCTCGGTTTTTACAAACGAAGCCGGATAG
- a CDS encoding DUF3822 family protein: MQEQFSFSTEEEIYPEDSCLAMQVSHQHFSFCIYNPDDQKVLELKRYVFSAANEKQLQEIVNRNPRLQGSFYKIITGLDFGFNSLLPATLNSGDAAPLMYLEHADQQDHVITEVVEERQIANMYTVTPGILTWLVHHFPSSAYLHAHTVQIKSVKGAYEHGALRVNIAEKTFTVQAFKNESLLLSKTYSYQATADVAFYLLKICEVFAFNQEQVVLQLSGLIDTQSKLYRDLYDYFLHIKLMPANWTDSITGLPAHYFTDLNELILCELFQEA; this comes from the coding sequence TTGCAGGAGCAGTTTAGTTTTTCGACAGAAGAAGAGATATACCCCGAAGATAGTTGCCTGGCTATGCAGGTGAGCCATCAGCATTTTAGTTTTTGTATCTATAATCCTGACGATCAAAAAGTCCTGGAGCTTAAAAGGTATGTGTTCAGTGCTGCAAATGAAAAACAGTTGCAGGAAATAGTTAATAGGAATCCCCGTTTGCAAGGAAGCTTTTACAAAATTATCACAGGACTTGATTTTGGTTTTAACTCCCTTCTTCCCGCTACATTAAACAGCGGCGACGCAGCGCCACTGATGTACCTGGAACATGCTGATCAACAGGATCATGTCATTACCGAAGTAGTTGAAGAGAGGCAAATTGCGAATATGTATACAGTAACGCCGGGAATATTAACCTGGCTGGTACACCATTTCCCGTCTTCAGCCTATTTACATGCGCATACCGTGCAGATTAAATCGGTTAAAGGAGCCTACGAACATGGAGCGCTTAGGGTAAATATTGCTGAAAAAACTTTTACGGTGCAAGCCTTTAAAAACGAAAGCTTGCTGTTAAGCAAAACTTATTCTTATCAGGCAACAGCAGATGTGGCATTCTACCTGTTGAAAATCTGCGAAGTCTTTGCTTTTAACCAGGAGCAGGTTGTATTGCAGCTTTCGGGTTTGATAGATACCCAGTCAAAATTGTACCGGGACTTATATGACTATTTCCTTCATATAAAATTAATGCCTGCAAACTGGACAGATAGTATTACCGGTTTGCCGGCTCATTATTTCACTGATCTCAACGAATTGATCCTATGCGAATTATTTCAGGAAGCTTAG
- a CDS encoding MATE family efflux transporter encodes MAQLESLRVNISNRQIIKIATPIALAMMVPQLNFIANTVFLSHLGETELGTAGITGVYYLIFALVGNGLNSGLQALISRRAGENKPLEIGRLFLQSIYIALAFSFVIVSLNYLMVDFFLSSVLKSDAVLEEAVSFLKIRAWGLPFLYVFQMGNALLVGTNNSKYLKYGFIAEALVNIFLDYTLIFGKLGFPAMGFNGAAYASVMAEITGALIVFLIIFKKGFVQRFSLFQDKRPDTQTIKIIFNQSLPLVMQFVLSVSAWLLFYVFIEHHGERELAISNTMRNIFAVFGIFTWSYANTTNMMVSNIIGQQRQDEVMGLVRKIARLSFFTIVILCITLNLFPATLLSIYGTEPGFITDAIPVVRTISICLIMMSVAVVWLNSITGTGNTKVNLRIEIASIVAYTVYVFIVVEKLRLSLVYAWASEFLYWFITFIFAWWYMRSGRWKGKEVWR; translated from the coding sequence ATGGCTCAACTCGAAAGCTTACGGGTAAATATCAGCAACAGGCAGATCATTAAAATTGCCACCCCGATTGCATTGGCCATGATGGTGCCGCAATTAAACTTTATTGCCAACACGGTATTTTTGAGTCATTTAGGCGAAACTGAACTGGGTACCGCTGGCATTACGGGGGTGTATTATTTAATATTTGCACTGGTAGGTAATGGATTGAATAGCGGCTTACAGGCATTAATTTCCAGACGGGCGGGTGAAAATAAGCCCCTTGAAATCGGAAGGCTGTTTTTACAGTCGATTTATATTGCTCTTGCATTTTCCTTCGTGATCGTCAGTCTTAATTACCTGATGGTCGATTTTTTTCTGTCGTCTGTGTTAAAAAGCGATGCCGTATTGGAAGAAGCCGTTTCATTTTTGAAAATCCGGGCATGGGGCCTTCCCTTCCTGTACGTTTTTCAGATGGGAAATGCGCTTTTGGTGGGCACTAATAACAGCAAGTATCTTAAATACGGTTTTATTGCTGAAGCCCTGGTGAATATATTTCTCGACTATACTTTAATATTTGGCAAACTGGGATTTCCGGCTATGGGATTTAACGGAGCGGCCTACGCTTCCGTTATGGCCGAAATAACCGGTGCCCTTATTGTGTTCCTCATCATTTTCAAAAAAGGCTTTGTTCAGCGTTTTTCACTGTTCCAGGATAAAAGGCCGGATACCCAGACGATCAAAATCATTTTCAATCAGTCTTTACCGCTGGTTATGCAGTTTGTATTAAGTGTGAGCGCCTGGTTATTGTTTTATGTATTTATAGAACATCATGGAGAACGGGAACTGGCCATCAGCAATACCATGCGAAATATTTTTGCGGTGTTTGGCATTTTTACCTGGTCTTATGCTAATACGACCAATATGATGGTGAGCAATATTATAGGGCAGCAACGCCAGGATGAAGTGATGGGCCTGGTTCGAAAAATAGCCAGACTGAGCTTTTTTACGATTGTCATATTATGTATCACGCTAAACCTGTTTCCGGCCACGCTTTTAAGCATTTATGGAACTGAACCAGGTTTTATTACAGATGCGATCCCGGTAGTGCGTACCATTTCCATATGCCTGATCATGATGTCTGTAGCCGTTGTATGGCTCAACAGCATCACCGGAACCGGTAATACCAAAGTGAATTTAAGAATAGAAATAGCCTCAATAGTTGCCTACACCGTTTATGTGTTTATCGTCGTAGAAAAACTCCGATTATCCCTGGTTTACGCCTGGGCAAGTGAATTCCTTTACTGGTTTATCACTTTCATTTTTGCGTGGTGGTATATGCGCAGCGGCAGGTGGAAGGGGAAAGAAGTATGGAGGTAG
- a CDS encoding exo-beta-N-acetylmuramidase NamZ family protein — translation MNINLALLLLVIAMSAFNKQSDNKEPVKEIITGADQTQLYVPYLKGKRVAIMANPTTIIGKKHLVDSLKNLGINIVKVFGPEHGFRGNASAGVKIKDETDAATGIRIISLYGPKNKPTKQDMADVDILLYDLQDVGVRFYTNINALSRLMEACAESDKEMLILDRPNPNGYLIDGPVLDMKYKSGIGMFPIPMSHGLTVAEFAQMANGEGWLTNKVKCRLKIIKVANYDHNMPYTLPVKPSPNLNTQQAILLYPSTCMFEGVYINHGRGTQFPFTVLGSPELKGKYAFSFTPVSIKGMAETPIFMNQVCYGLDLRNYDTEKLRKSGKINIQWIMELYKAHPHKEKFFESKFSNQMNNIEIQIGNGIFRKQIIDGVSEAEIRKSWEPGLSQYKEMRKKYLLYP, via the coding sequence ATGAATATAAATCTTGCTTTGTTGCTGTTAGTTATTGCCATGTCGGCTTTTAATAAACAAAGTGATAATAAAGAACCGGTAAAGGAAATCATAACCGGGGCCGATCAAACTCAATTATATGTGCCTTATCTGAAAGGGAAAAGAGTAGCTATAATGGCTAATCCAACCACCATCATAGGTAAGAAACATCTGGTAGATAGTTTAAAAAACCTGGGCATTAACATTGTAAAAGTTTTTGGCCCGGAACATGGTTTCAGAGGCAATGCAAGTGCCGGTGTAAAGATAAAAGATGAAACAGATGCCGCTACCGGTATTCGTATTATTTCTCTGTATGGTCCTAAAAATAAACCTACCAAACAGGATATGGCAGATGTAGATATTTTACTATATGATTTGCAGGATGTGGGCGTGCGCTTTTATACCAACATCAATGCCTTATCCAGGTTGATGGAAGCCTGTGCTGAAAGTGACAAAGAAATGCTGATCCTGGACCGCCCTAACCCTAACGGTTATCTTATTGATGGTCCCGTACTGGATATGAAATATAAATCCGGGATCGGTATGTTCCCTATTCCTATGTCACATGGATTAACTGTAGCTGAATTTGCGCAAATGGCCAACGGGGAAGGCTGGCTGACCAATAAAGTGAAATGCAGATTAAAGATCATTAAGGTGGCTAATTATGATCATAACATGCCTTATACCTTGCCGGTAAAGCCTTCTCCCAATCTAAACACACAGCAGGCTATTTTGCTATATCCTTCTACCTGTATGTTTGAAGGCGTTTATATCAATCATGGCCGCGGTACGCAGTTTCCTTTTACTGTTTTGGGCAGCCCAGAATTAAAAGGGAAGTATGCATTCTCCTTTACACCCGTTTCAATAAAAGGAATGGCCGAAACGCCTATTTTTATGAACCAGGTTTGTTATGGACTCGACTTGCGAAATTATGATACAGAAAAATTACGTAAGAGCGGGAAGATCAATATTCAATGGATCATGGAATTATATAAAGCACATCCCCATAAAGAGAAATTTTTTGAATCTAAGTTCAGTAACCAAATGAACAATATCGAAATCCAGATTGGTAATGGTATTTTTCGGAAACAAATAATAGATGGGGTATCGGAGGCAGAGATACGCAAAAGCTGGGAACCTGGTTTAAGCCAGTATAAGGAGATGAGGAAAAAGTATTTGTTGTATCCTTAG
- a CDS encoding thiolase family protein: MNNKEVYILSAVRTPMGSFGGSLKDISATQLGAIAIKAAIEKAGIDSQQVQDVLMGCVLQGNLGQAPARQAAKFAGLPDEVNCTTINKVCASGMKAIAQGAQSILLGDADIVVAGGMESMSNVPFYVPNLRWGNKYGNTSLIDGLAKDGLTDVYDGNAMGIAAELCASECNISRAEQDAFAVESYQRSQAAWAEGRFSEEITPVAIPQRKGDPVIFEKDEEPFNVKFDKIPALNPAFKKEGTVTAANASTMNDGAAALVLICKEKCEELGLKPIAKIVSYADAEQAPEWFTTTPSLALPKALAKAGLSKEDISFWELNEAFSVVGIENTRRLTLDPAKVNVNGGAVSLGHPLGASGARIVVTLINVLKQHQTKYGAAGICNGGGGASAMVIEKL; this comes from the coding sequence ATGAATAACAAAGAAGTTTATATTCTTTCTGCCGTACGTACCCCTATGGGAAGCTTTGGTGGCAGTTTAAAAGACATTTCGGCAACCCAATTAGGCGCTATCGCGATCAAAGCGGCTATAGAAAAAGCAGGTATTGACTCTCAACAGGTGCAGGATGTTTTAATGGGCTGTGTTTTACAAGGCAACCTGGGTCAGGCTCCGGCAAGACAGGCTGCAAAATTTGCGGGCCTGCCCGATGAAGTTAATTGTACTACCATCAATAAAGTTTGCGCCAGCGGCATGAAAGCTATTGCACAGGGCGCGCAAAGCATTTTATTGGGCGATGCAGATATTGTTGTAGCCGGGGGTATGGAAAGTATGAGCAATGTACCGTTTTACGTACCTAATTTAAGATGGGGTAATAAATATGGCAATACCAGTCTTATTGACGGCCTGGCGAAAGATGGATTGACGGACGTATATGACGGAAATGCTATGGGCATAGCGGCGGAGTTATGTGCCAGCGAATGTAATATCAGCAGAGCAGAACAGGACGCATTTGCAGTTGAAAGCTACCAAAGAAGCCAGGCAGCCTGGGCAGAAGGTCGTTTTTCAGAAGAAATAACGCCGGTTGCCATTCCACAACGAAAGGGCGATCCGGTAATTTTCGAAAAGGATGAAGAACCGTTTAATGTAAAATTTGATAAGATACCCGCATTAAACCCGGCCTTTAAAAAAGAAGGTACTGTAACAGCTGCCAATGCCAGCACCATGAATGACGGGGCTGCGGCGCTGGTTTTAATCTGCAAGGAAAAATGTGAAGAATTGGGATTAAAACCTATTGCCAAGATCGTTTCTTATGCTGATGCTGAGCAAGCTCCCGAATGGTTCACTACTACCCCTTCGCTGGCCTTACCCAAGGCCCTTGCTAAAGCCGGACTCTCAAAAGAAGATATCAGTTTTTGGGAACTTAATGAAGCTTTTAGTGTTGTAGGCATAGAGAATACCAGGCGGCTTACACTTGATCCGGCTAAAGTAAACGTCAATGGCGGCGCTGTTTCGTTAGGCCATCCTTTAGGAGCCAGCGGGGCCCGGATCGTTGTAACACTGATTAACGTATTGAAGCAACATCAGACGAAATATGGAGCGGCCGGTATTTGCAATGGTGGTGGCGGTGCCAGCGCTATGGTGATTGAAAAACTATAA
- a CDS encoding class I SAM-dependent methyltransferase: MSDPKQRFSNRVADYIKYRPKYPKEVIDILKQDINLRPGDMVADIGAGTGFLTELFLDNGNLTYAVEPNEAMRNACTDIYGTDARLKIVDGSAEMTQLGDRTIDLIVAGTAFHWFDAVKTKQEFTRILKPGGHILLIWNVRKDDSPFTAGYEAIFHRRIPGYEASQHRKFDMDLIRNFLHPHQMKKQVLANSQSFDWEGFKGRALSSSFMPQQSLLHDEVLSELYDLFLRFEENGKVLFQYDTVMYYTV, translated from the coding sequence ATGTCAGATCCGAAACAACGCTTCTCCAACCGCGTTGCAGACTATATAAAATATCGTCCCAAATACCCGAAGGAAGTTATAGATATACTTAAACAAGACATAAATCTCCGCCCGGGTGATATGGTGGCGGATATCGGTGCCGGTACGGGTTTTCTTACAGAACTATTTTTGGATAATGGCAATTTGACTTATGCTGTGGAACCAAATGAAGCCATGCGCAACGCCTGTACCGATATTTATGGTACCGATGCTCGTCTAAAAATTGTTGATGGCTCGGCCGAGATGACTCAACTGGGAGATCGAACTATTGACTTAATCGTAGCAGGGACTGCTTTCCATTGGTTTGATGCAGTAAAAACAAAACAGGAATTTACGCGCATTCTTAAACCCGGTGGTCACATACTGCTAATATGGAATGTAAGGAAGGATGATTCACCGTTTACGGCCGGCTATGAAGCAATTTTTCACCGCCGGATCCCCGGGTATGAAGCTTCGCAACATAGAAAATTTGATATGGACCTGATAAGGAACTTTCTTCATCCACATCAGATGAAAAAACAGGTGCTGGCTAACAGCCAGTCTTTCGATTGGGAAGGTTTCAAAGGCAGGGCGCTTTCTTCATCATTTATGCCCCAACAAAGCCTGTTACACGATGAAGTGCTGAGTGAACTATATGATCTTTTTCTGCGATTCGAAGAAAACGGGAAGGTTTTGTTTCAATACGATACCGTCATGTATTACACGGTGTAA
- a CDS encoding MATE family efflux transporter, which translates to MYLSYKTEARNTLKLALPIIFGELAQMSLHLIDTAMIGYTGYKQLAAAALVLNVINIPFIFGIGVTISVAQMVSLAHGKFDKQQVSHYFYNGFWLCAVFGVLISLGLFFGRDILLHLKQDPEVVELAMPFMTLMSFSIIPMVLFMTLKQFADGLQYTKTAMALSIAAIPLNVFLNWLLIYGNWGFPRLELIGAGYATLITRVTIFVLLGIVILNHKVFKKYMAVSKTQWKIKKETLVQLLKIGIPSSLQIGMEAGAFAVSGILVGTIGAAEQAAHQIALSSAAFAFMVSLGLSQAGSIRVSHAFGTTNWKRISVIGKSTVILALIYGAVCCILFAVFKQQLPLLFNHEENVISIAAALLLFAAAFQIPDAIQATSAGLLRGIKDVNVPTFFIFIAYWVLGIPLGYLMAFHFGMAEKGVWIGFISGLSFSAIFLTIRFLKKTRQHLS; encoded by the coding sequence ATGTATCTCTCTTATAAAACTGAAGCCAGGAACACTTTAAAACTGGCCCTTCCTATTATTTTTGGCGAGCTGGCTCAAATGAGCCTGCACCTGATTGATACTGCTATGATCGGCTACACCGGTTATAAGCAATTGGCAGCAGCAGCGCTGGTATTGAATGTCATCAATATCCCATTCATCTTTGGTATTGGTGTTACTATTTCTGTAGCACAAATGGTATCCCTGGCTCATGGTAAATTCGACAAGCAACAGGTATCCCATTATTTTTACAATGGTTTCTGGCTTTGTGCGGTGTTTGGCGTGCTGATATCGCTGGGATTATTTTTCGGGCGTGACATATTACTGCACCTCAAACAAGATCCTGAGGTAGTGGAATTAGCGATGCCATTTATGACCCTGATGAGCTTTTCTATTATACCCATGGTATTGTTCATGACCCTGAAACAATTTGCCGATGGCTTGCAGTATACTAAAACAGCCATGGCTTTATCAATAGCAGCTATACCGCTAAACGTGTTTTTAAACTGGCTATTAATCTATGGCAACTGGGGTTTTCCACGCCTGGAGTTGATTGGCGCTGGTTATGCTACATTGATCACCCGTGTTACTATATTTGTTTTATTGGGCATTGTCATACTTAATCACAAAGTATTTAAGAAATACATGGCGGTTTCTAAAACACAATGGAAGATCAAAAAGGAGACGCTTGTACAGCTTCTGAAAATAGGTATTCCGAGTAGTTTGCAGATTGGCATGGAAGCTGGTGCTTTCGCAGTATCAGGTATCCTGGTAGGCACTATAGGTGCAGCGGAACAGGCTGCTCATCAAATTGCACTGAGCTCTGCTGCTTTTGCCTTCATGGTATCCCTGGGCTTATCTCAGGCGGGATCTATCAGGGTTAGTCATGCTTTTGGTACTACTAATTGGAAACGCATATCCGTTATTGGAAAAAGCACGGTAATACTGGCCTTAATTTATGGCGCCGTTTGCTGTATCCTTTTCGCTGTTTTTAAACAGCAGCTGCCCCTACTTTTCAATCACGAGGAGAATGTGATCAGTATTGCCGCTGCTTTATTATTGTTTGCCGCTGCTTTCCAGATACCCGATGCTATACAGGCCACCAGCGCCGGACTATTAAGAGGCATTAAGGATGTGAATGTTCCTACCTTTTTTATTTTTATTGCTTATTGGGTGTTGGGCATTCCACTCGGTTACCTGATGGCTTTTCATTTTGGAATGGCGGAAAAAGGCGTATGGATCGGATTTATTAGCGGCTTAAGTTTTTCGGCTATTTTTCTCACCATCCGTTTTTTGAAGAAGACACGACAACATTTATCATAG
- a CDS encoding Na+/H+ antiporter has product MHTLLPFLLAMIAAIVLLQMFAVKLKVAYPILLVVAGLLVSFVPGLPVVKINPDLIFFIFLPPLLFEASWTISFKEMRKWYRIITSFAFLVVFFTALSVAVVANHFIPGFTIALGFLLGGIVSPPDAVSTAAITKFVKIPRSTSAVLEGESLLNDASSLIIFRFALVAVGTGQFIWQDAAVSFLWMVIGGAGIGLLLAWLFVQAHKKLPTDASSDIALTLIEPYFMYWIAEQLHSSGVLAVVAGGLYMSSKRLIFLNSSSRIRGYSVWESFVFILNGIVFLIIGLELPEIVQGIRSKGIPLNTAIGYGVLVTVVLIIARMISSYAALIATLIFRRRAIPHVTNWKRRYLMPLLLGWTGMRGVVSLAAALSIPVTLDDGSLFPHRDLILFITFVAILLTLLVQGLTLPFIIKRTRLFDGIFNEAEEEETRRKMKHGLKQHVYEVLKSRYESDLNGHAGIEKILRQWEERAKVADDSWMNEKTKLIFVELLESQRRYLTELNKDPAVDEEIIRQQLYQIDLEEERLKII; this is encoded by the coding sequence ATGCATACCCTGTTGCCTTTTCTTTTAGCCATGATAGCGGCGATTGTTCTGCTTCAAATGTTTGCTGTAAAGCTAAAAGTTGCGTATCCGATTTTACTGGTAGTGGCGGGACTTCTGGTTAGTTTTGTTCCGGGGTTGCCGGTAGTGAAGATTAATCCGGATTTGATCTTCTTTATTTTCTTGCCGCCTTTGTTATTTGAAGCGTCCTGGACGATATCATTTAAAGAGATGCGCAAGTGGTACCGTATCATTACCAGCTTCGCTTTCCTGGTGGTTTTTTTTACCGCATTGTCAGTAGCGGTTGTGGCCAATCATTTTATTCCAGGCTTTACTATAGCATTAGGCTTTTTATTGGGGGGCATTGTTTCACCTCCTGATGCAGTAAGCACAGCAGCCATTACCAAATTTGTAAAAATACCAAGATCAACTTCAGCAGTACTGGAAGGTGAAAGTTTGTTGAATGATGCCTCATCCCTGATCATTTTTCGCTTTGCCCTTGTGGCTGTAGGTACCGGGCAATTTATATGGCAGGATGCCGCCGTTAGTTTTCTATGGATGGTAATCGGTGGTGCCGGAATTGGCTTGCTATTAGCCTGGCTGTTTGTGCAAGCGCATAAAAAATTGCCTACCGATGCTTCTTCTGATATTGCGCTTACATTGATTGAACCTTATTTCATGTACTGGATAGCGGAGCAATTACATAGCTCAGGTGTGTTAGCCGTAGTTGCAGGAGGGCTTTATATGTCATCTAAACGGTTGATTTTTCTCAATAGCTCGAGTCGAATAAGAGGTTACAGTGTTTGGGAAAGCTTCGTTTTTATTTTGAACGGTATTGTTTTTTTGATCATAGGTTTAGAGTTGCCCGAGATTGTGCAGGGGATCCGGTCCAAAGGGATTCCGTTAAATACGGCAATTGGGTATGGCGTATTGGTAACTGTGGTGTTGATTATAGCACGAATGATCAGCAGCTATGCTGCATTGATCGCTACGCTCATCTTCAGAAGGCGGGCGATACCTCATGTAACCAACTGGAAAAGACGGTATTTAATGCCATTGCTTCTGGGTTGGACAGGTATGCGCGGTGTAGTGTCTCTGGCTGCCGCACTATCGATACCCGTTACTTTAGATGATGGCTCCTTATTTCCTCACAGGGATCTTATATTGTTTATCACTTTTGTAGCCATATTATTAACCCTTTTGGTACAGGGGCTTACATTGCCTTTCATTATAAAGCGTACTCGTTTGTTCGACGGAATTTTTAATGAAGCAGAGGAAGAAGAAACACGCCGGAAAATGAAACATGGCCTGAAGCAGCATGTATACGAAGTGCTAAAGAGCCGTTATGAAAGTGACCTGAACGGCCATGCGGGAATAGAGAAAATATTAAGGCAATGGGAAGAAAGAGCCAAGGTTGCTGATGATAGCTGGATGAATGAGAAGACTAAATTGATCTTTGTCGAATTACTGGAAAGCCAAAGACGATACCTTACCGAATTGAATAAAGATCCTGCTGTCGATGAAGAGATCATTCGGCAGCAATTGTACCAGATAGATCTTGAGGAAGAACGGCTTAAAATCATATAA
- a CDS encoding cupin domain-containing protein: MYNKDFFQVNSDIEWTDLGNGVSRQMLGHDGQMMMVKVKFESGAVGAMHQHPHVQVSYVESGVFELTIGEATKTLRQGDGYFVPPNVLHGCLCIQAGVLIDAFTPAREDFLLQDL; the protein is encoded by the coding sequence ATGTATAACAAAGATTTTTTCCAGGTAAACAGCGATATAGAGTGGACCGATCTGGGTAACGGTGTATCGCGGCAAATGCTGGGACACGATGGGCAAATGATGATGGTAAAGGTGAAATTTGAATCGGGGGCTGTAGGGGCTATGCATCAGCACCCGCATGTACAGGTGAGCTACGTGGAGAGTGGTGTTTTTGAACTGACTATAGGAGAGGCAACTAAAACTTTAAGGCAGGGTGATGGTTATTTTGTACCACCCAACGTATTACATGGCTGCTTATGTATTCAGGCAGGCGTATTAATCGATGCGTTTACTCCTGCCCGGGAAGATTTTCTGCTCCAAGATCTGTAA